From a region of the Dyella jiangningensis genome:
- a CDS encoding SUF system Fe-S cluster assembly regulator, with product MLRVSRLTDYATVVMTCIAAHPDDVLSTAQIADEMHLELPTVSKLLKSLGHAGLVESFRGVNGGYRLARPAGEITLAQIVEALEGPIGMTECSVAEGQCDRESQCGVRSNWQRVNSVVDNALRAVSLSDMLKPPSRRIDATLIG from the coding sequence ATGCTTCGCGTCAGCCGCCTCACCGACTACGCCACGGTGGTGATGACCTGTATCGCCGCCCATCCCGACGACGTGCTCAGCACGGCGCAGATCGCCGATGAGATGCACCTGGAACTGCCCACCGTGAGCAAGCTGCTCAAGTCGCTGGGCCATGCGGGGCTGGTGGAGTCTTTTCGCGGCGTCAACGGCGGCTACCGCCTGGCGCGTCCGGCCGGGGAGATCACCCTGGCGCAGATCGTCGAAGCGCTGGAAGGCCCCATCGGGATGACCGAGTGCAGCGTCGCCGAAGGCCAGTGCGACCGCGAGTCGCAGTGCGGCGTGCGATCCAACTGGCAGCGCGTCAACAGCGTCGTGGACAACGCCCTGCGCGCGGTCAGCCTGTCCGACATGCTCAAACCTCCCAGTCGCCGCATCGATGCGACCCTGATCGGTTGA
- a CDS encoding P-II family nitrogen regulator, with protein MKWITAIIKPFTLDDVRQALTEVGVTGMTVTEVKGFGRQHGHTELYRGAEYVVDFLPKLKLEVAIADEQLDQAVEAIMGAARTGKIGDGKIFVSELEQAIRIRTQEVDVDAL; from the coding sequence ATGAAATGGATCACGGCGATCATCAAGCCGTTCACGCTGGACGACGTCCGGCAGGCGCTGACCGAGGTGGGCGTGACGGGCATGACCGTCACGGAGGTGAAGGGTTTTGGCCGCCAGCACGGGCATACCGAGCTGTACCGCGGCGCTGAGTACGTCGTCGACTTCCTGCCCAAGCTGAAGCTCGAGGTCGCGATAGCCGACGAGCAGCTCGACCAGGCGGTGGAGGCCATCATGGGCGCCGCGCGTACCGGCAAGATCGGCGACGGCAAGATCTTCGTCAGCGAGCTGGAACAGGCCATCCGCATCCGCACGCAGGAGGTGGACGTCGATGCGCTTTGA
- a CDS encoding ammonium transporter has protein sequence MRFDARSARPALALAALVGTSPAWAQAAAAPTHIDSGDTAWMLTATAFVLLMTIPGLALFYGGMVRAKNLLSVLMQCFAITALVTVLWLLYGFSLAFSTEGMHAGMTNLHSFIGGLDRVLLAGLTPDSRYQTVPESVFVMFQMTFAIITPALIIGAFAERMKFSALLWFSGLWLTIVYLPVAHMVWSGPGSFLGDLGVIDFAGGTVVHINAGIAGLIACLVIGKRRGYPNVPMPPHNLGYTVMGASLLWLGWFGFNAGSAVAANGSAGMAMLVTQIATAAAALGWLAAEWIVHGRPSVLGIVSGAVAGLVAVTPAAGTAGPGGALVLGLVAGVICFFSATRLKHKLGYDDSLDVFGVHAIAGIVGALLTGPLASPKLGGFGAVESVWGQLWIQTKGVGFTVIWSAVLSLVILKLIDWTLGLRVDDEQELIGLDIALHEEKAYNLS, from the coding sequence ATGCGCTTTGACGCCCGGTCCGCCCGCCCTGCGCTCGCGCTCGCCGCGCTGGTCGGTACGTCGCCTGCCTGGGCACAGGCCGCCGCCGCGCCCACACATATCGACAGCGGCGACACCGCCTGGATGCTCACCGCCACCGCCTTCGTGCTGCTGATGACCATTCCGGGCCTGGCGCTGTTCTACGGCGGCATGGTGCGCGCGAAGAACCTGCTCTCGGTCCTGATGCAGTGCTTTGCCATCACTGCGCTGGTGACGGTGCTGTGGCTGCTCTACGGCTTCTCGCTGGCGTTCAGCACGGAAGGCATGCATGCGGGAATGACCAACCTGCACTCCTTCATCGGCGGACTGGACCGCGTGCTGCTCGCCGGGCTCACGCCCGATTCGCGCTACCAGACCGTGCCGGAAAGCGTGTTCGTGATGTTCCAGATGACCTTCGCCATCATCACGCCCGCGCTGATCATCGGCGCCTTTGCCGAACGCATGAAATTCAGTGCACTGCTGTGGTTCAGCGGCCTGTGGCTCACCATCGTCTACCTGCCGGTGGCGCACATGGTGTGGAGCGGTCCGGGCTCGTTCCTCGGCGATCTCGGCGTGATCGATTTCGCCGGCGGCACGGTGGTGCATATAAACGCGGGCATCGCCGGCCTGATCGCCTGCCTGGTGATCGGCAAGCGTCGTGGTTATCCGAACGTACCAATGCCACCGCACAACCTTGGCTACACCGTCATGGGTGCGAGCCTCCTGTGGCTGGGCTGGTTCGGCTTCAACGCGGGATCGGCCGTGGCCGCCAACGGCAGCGCGGGCATGGCGATGCTGGTGACGCAAATCGCCACCGCCGCCGCCGCGCTGGGCTGGCTCGCCGCCGAGTGGATCGTGCACGGACGGCCCAGCGTACTCGGCATCGTTTCCGGAGCCGTGGCCGGCCTGGTCGCCGTGACGCCGGCCGCAGGCACGGCAGGCCCAGGTGGTGCGCTGGTGCTCGGCCTCGTGGCCGGCGTGATCTGTTTCTTCAGCGCCACGCGACTGAAGCACAAGCTGGGCTACGACGACTCGCTCGACGTGTTCGGCGTGCATGCGATCGCAGGCATCGTCGGCGCGCTGCTCACCGGCCCACTCGCCTCGCCCAAACTGGGCGGCTTTGGTGCGGTGGAATCGGTGTGGGGGCAGCTGTGGATCCAGACCAAGGGCGTGGGTTTCACGGTGATCTGGAGCGCCGTACTCAGCCTTGTGATCCTCAAGCTGATCGACTGGACATTGGGTTTGCGCGTGGACGACGAGCAGGAGCTGATCGGCCTCGATATCGCGCTGCATGAAGAGAAGGCTTACAACCTGTCTTGA
- a CDS encoding aminoglycoside phosphotransferase family protein, which produces MANVHDRAAARLDWTRSALGDATLTLEPASSDASFRSYWRTHHHGRSWIVMDSPPEKEDPRPWLAIGERLAATGVHVPAVHAKDLEQGFLLIEDFGNRLYLSELNARTADALYSDAMDALLLMQSRMDHRDLPPFSHQVLVTGLEVMPEWFLDRHLGHTPSCDEWDVLEAAFDVIIRNAQEQPRCFVHRDYHSRNLLVVDENNPGVIDFQGALAGPITYDLASLLRDAYIVWPRERIEGWVESYRQRLLDAGMINDKVTRARFLRWFDLTGMHRHVRVLGQFYRLWYRDGKPGYLANVPTVYHYVVTVARHYPELADFVALLERHAEGRDLTQVAAA; this is translated from the coding sequence ATGGCTAACGTTCACGACCGCGCCGCCGCCCGCCTGGACTGGACACGCTCCGCCCTCGGCGACGCCACGCTTACCCTCGAGCCCGCCTCTTCCGACGCCAGCTTTCGCAGTTACTGGCGCACGCATCACCACGGCCGCAGCTGGATCGTGATGGATTCGCCGCCCGAGAAGGAGGATCCACGCCCTTGGCTGGCCATCGGCGAACGCCTCGCCGCCACCGGCGTGCACGTGCCAGCGGTGCATGCGAAGGACCTGGAACAGGGTTTTCTGCTGATCGAGGATTTCGGCAATCGCCTTTATCTGTCCGAACTCAACGCCCGCACGGCCGATGCGCTCTACAGCGATGCCATGGATGCCCTGCTGCTCATGCAGAGCCGCATGGATCATCGCGACCTGCCGCCGTTCAGCCATCAGGTGCTGGTGACCGGCCTGGAAGTGATGCCGGAATGGTTCCTTGATCGCCACCTCGGCCACACGCCGAGTTGCGACGAGTGGGATGTGCTTGAGGCGGCCTTCGACGTGATCATCCGCAACGCGCAGGAGCAGCCTCGCTGCTTCGTGCATCGCGACTATCACAGCCGCAACCTGCTCGTCGTCGACGAGAACAACCCGGGCGTGATCGATTTCCAGGGCGCACTGGCCGGCCCGATCACCTACGACCTCGCATCCTTGCTGCGCGATGCCTACATCGTGTGGCCGCGCGAACGCATCGAAGGCTGGGTCGAGTCGTATCGCCAGCGTCTGCTCGACGCCGGCATGATCAACGACAAGGTAACGCGCGCGCGCTTCCTGCGCTGGTTCGACCTCACCGGCATGCATCGCCACGTGCGCGTGCTCGGCCAGTTCTATCGCCTGTGGTATCGCGACGGAAAGCCGGGGTATCTCGCCAACGTACCGACCGTCTATCACTACGTGGTCACGGTGGCGCGCCACTACCCCGAACTCGCCGACTTCGTCGCTTTGCTCGAGCGTCACGCGGAAGGCCGCGACCTCACGCAGGTGGCCGCCGCATGA
- the murU gene encoding N-acetylmuramate alpha-1-phosphate uridylyltransferase MurU — MRHALIFAAGLGERMRPLTNHTPKPLLPVGGKPLIEWHLEKLAAIDVRYVVINTSHLAEQFPDALGDGSRWGLRIRYAYEGPTPLETGGGMLNALDLLGPEPFLVISGDIWTDADFRTLPAEPAGMGHLLMVDNPAHHPRGDFSLDAKGVLHDGDALPRLTYSGIGMFRRELLHDWRAVVDDAGATETPPRFKLRPLLERAMSLAQLHGSHHRGNWTDVGTPQRLAELDERLSRP, encoded by the coding sequence ATGAGGCATGCATTGATCTTTGCCGCAGGCCTGGGCGAACGCATGCGCCCACTCACCAACCACACGCCCAAGCCGCTGCTGCCCGTCGGCGGCAAGCCGCTGATCGAATGGCACCTGGAGAAACTCGCCGCGATCGACGTGCGCTACGTGGTGATCAACACCTCGCATCTGGCGGAGCAGTTCCCCGACGCGCTCGGCGACGGTTCGCGCTGGGGGCTGCGCATCCGCTATGCGTATGAAGGCCCCACGCCACTGGAAACCGGCGGCGGCATGCTCAATGCACTGGACCTGCTCGGCCCCGAACCGTTCCTGGTCATCAGCGGCGATATCTGGACCGATGCGGATTTCCGTACCCTGCCCGCCGAGCCTGCGGGCATGGGACACCTGCTGATGGTCGACAATCCCGCGCATCATCCACGCGGCGACTTTTCGCTGGACGCGAAGGGCGTGCTGCACGATGGCGATGCGTTGCCTCGACTCACCTACAGCGGCATCGGCATGTTCCGGCGCGAGCTTCTGCATGACTGGCGCGCCGTAGTCGACGATGCGGGCGCCACGGAAACGCCCCCGCGCTTCAAGCTGAGACCGCTGCTGGAACGTGCGATGTCACTCGCTCAGCTGCATGGCAGCCACCATCGCGGCAACTGGACGGACGTGGGTACGCCGCAAAGGCTCGCCGAACTCGACGAGAGGCTGAGTCGACCGTAA
- a CDS encoding sterol desaturase family protein, whose product MSELWSLLVNGFSTHGVQPVLQFLHLQNLAGDPNDIAESLLIATLQLCIIGFIFRPLESLVPAEKWTDRKLTKVDFQYTLLMLVGIFPIFSYLVLTPIANYFGGPDTGPSDASASPLAITHWFPALKEHPWLLFGCYYIVYDFTYYWMHRLQHALPWWWALHSMHHSTRQMSCWTNDRGSLIDGFIQSMILATVGIVMGVEPDQFAWLVLVGELVQNFSHANVRIGFGPLFNRVFVAPKFHRLHHMLVDPARPNLHNCNFGQVFSIWDVLFGTALYGEPLRPTGVGDPMVDDDNNHGLVGLHWNACKRFWGAVRRPAGWKFGEVAFSPNYEPIPVDQLDLHALGHHVTQPSPSHAEPTLANKVAQESASTA is encoded by the coding sequence ATGTCCGAACTGTGGTCCCTCCTGGTCAACGGGTTCAGCACGCATGGCGTGCAGCCGGTGCTGCAGTTCCTGCATCTGCAGAACCTGGCCGGTGATCCCAACGACATCGCCGAGTCGCTGCTCATCGCCACGCTGCAGCTGTGCATCATCGGCTTCATCTTCCGCCCGCTGGAGAGCCTCGTGCCGGCGGAGAAGTGGACCGACCGCAAGCTGACCAAGGTCGATTTCCAGTACACCCTGCTGATGCTCGTGGGCATCTTCCCGATCTTCAGCTATCTGGTGCTCACGCCGATCGCCAATTATTTCGGCGGCCCCGATACCGGCCCCAGTGACGCAAGCGCATCGCCCTTGGCGATCACGCACTGGTTTCCCGCGCTGAAAGAACATCCGTGGCTGCTGTTCGGCTGCTACTACATCGTCTACGACTTCACCTATTACTGGATGCATCGCCTGCAGCACGCATTGCCGTGGTGGTGGGCGTTGCACAGCATGCATCACAGCACACGACAGATGAGCTGCTGGACAAACGATCGCGGCAGCCTCATCGACGGTTTCATCCAATCGATGATCCTGGCGACCGTGGGCATCGTGATGGGCGTGGAACCTGACCAATTTGCCTGGCTCGTGCTGGTCGGCGAACTGGTGCAGAACTTCTCGCATGCGAATGTGCGCATCGGCTTCGGCCCGCTGTTCAACCGCGTGTTCGTGGCACCGAAGTTCCATCGACTGCACCACATGCTGGTGGATCCGGCGCGACCCAACCTGCACAACTGCAACTTCGGCCAGGTCTTTTCGATCTGGGACGTACTGTTCGGCACGGCGCTGTACGGCGAACCGCTGCGCCCCACCGGCGTAGGCGATCCGATGGTGGACGACGACAACAACCACGGCCTGGTCGGACTGCACTGGAACGCCTGCAAGCGCTTCTGGGGGGCGGTGCGTCGGCCGGCCGGATGGAAGTTCGGTGAAGTGGCCTTCAGCCCGAACTACGAGCCGATCCCCGTCGACCAGCTCGATCTGCATGCGTTGGGACATCACGTCACGCAGCCGTCACCGTCGCACGCAGAGCCGACGCTGGCGAACAAGGTCGCGCAGGAAAGCGCCTCGACCGCCTGA
- the motA gene encoding flagellar motor stator protein MotA — protein MLVLVGAFVVLACVLGGFVLSHGQILALWQPYELLIIGGGAMGAFISANPPKVVKAALRDAMGLLKGAKYQKQDYIDLLSMLYDLFSLMRKEGLLGIEEHIEDPQSSSLFSAYPRLLREHHLIEFTTDCLRLIVGGSMNPHELEQLLEVELETHHHEAIAPALAMTKMADALPGFGIVAAVLGIVTTMSQLGDDTSRIGMHIAGALVGTFLGILLCYGFIGPLGAAMENRVQEDGRAFECVKIALLANLRGYNPKVAVEFARKSLSSNTRPGFQDLEDHLKASPRAKAAA, from the coding sequence ATGTTGGTCCTGGTCGGCGCCTTCGTGGTCCTTGCCTGCGTGCTTGGTGGTTTCGTGCTGTCCCATGGGCAGATTCTGGCGTTGTGGCAACCGTATGAGCTGCTGATCATCGGCGGCGGCGCGATGGGCGCCTTCATTTCCGCCAACCCTCCCAAGGTGGTGAAGGCGGCGCTGCGCGATGCGATGGGCCTGCTGAAAGGCGCGAAGTACCAGAAGCAGGATTACATCGACCTGTTGTCGATGCTCTATGACCTGTTCAGCCTGATGCGCAAGGAAGGCCTGCTCGGCATCGAGGAACACATCGAAGACCCGCAGTCGAGCTCGCTGTTTTCGGCCTATCCGCGCCTGCTGCGCGAACATCACCTGATCGAATTCACCACCGACTGCCTGCGCCTGATCGTTGGCGGCAGCATGAATCCACACGAGCTGGAACAGCTGCTGGAAGTGGAGCTGGAAACGCATCATCACGAAGCGATCGCGCCCGCGCTCGCCATGACGAAGATGGCAGATGCGCTGCCTGGCTTCGGCATCGTCGCGGCCGTGCTGGGCATCGTCACCACCATGTCACAGCTCGGCGACGATACCTCGCGCATCGGCATGCACATCGCGGGCGCACTGGTCGGCACCTTCCTCGGCATCCTGCTTTGCTATGGCTTCATCGGACCGCTGGGCGCCGCCATGGAAAACCGCGTGCAGGAAGACGGCCGGGCGTTCGAGTGCGTGAAGATCGCGCTGCTGGCCAACCTTCGCGGTTACAACCCGAAGGTCGCGGTGGAATTCGCGCGCAAATCGCTTTCCTCCAACACCCGGCCCGGCTTCCAGGATCTGGAAGACCACCTCAAGGCTTCGCCGCGCGCCAAGGCCGCGGCATGA
- the motB gene encoding flagellar motor protein MotB → MSDQGDLTPIIVRRVKRRGHGHHGGAWKVAYADFVTAMMAFFLVMWLIGAGTRQQRAAISEYFKNPSMTQGTATMAPSGQSGPGGASNSMIKLGGAMDLPHGPGHDKQGAAAASVDPKDIEKEARKQERARLEELMQQLQAAIQSSQALAPFKDQLLLDITPEGLRIQIVDKQNRPMFDLGSAQLRPYTETILQELAGFINRVPNRISISGHTDDAPYSSDHHYSNWELSADRANAARRSLLAGGLPEEKIARVVGLAASVPFDRANPGDPINRRISIIVMNKQTEANSLSQEAGPIDAKATGTLLPPVAAIAPATSPTIDGPALEAASNPAMDAARQSPDSP, encoded by the coding sequence ATGAGCGACCAAGGCGACCTAACACCCATCATCGTTCGCCGGGTGAAGCGGCGTGGACACGGCCACCATGGCGGCGCGTGGAAAGTGGCCTATGCCGACTTCGTAACGGCCATGATGGCCTTCTTCCTGGTGATGTGGCTGATCGGCGCAGGCACGCGGCAGCAACGCGCCGCCATCTCCGAATACTTCAAGAATCCCAGCATGACGCAGGGCACGGCGACGATGGCTCCGTCTGGCCAGTCGGGTCCCGGCGGTGCCAGCAACAGCATGATCAAGCTCGGCGGCGCGATGGATCTCCCGCATGGCCCGGGCCACGACAAACAAGGCGCCGCCGCCGCGAGTGTCGATCCGAAGGACATCGAGAAGGAAGCGCGCAAGCAGGAACGCGCGCGCCTGGAAGAACTGATGCAGCAATTGCAGGCCGCGATCCAGAGCAGCCAGGCGCTCGCTCCGTTCAAGGACCAACTATTGCTGGACATCACGCCCGAGGGTCTGCGCATCCAGATCGTCGACAAGCAGAACCGCCCGATGTTCGACCTTGGCAGCGCGCAACTGCGGCCATATACCGAGACGATCCTGCAGGAGCTGGCAGGCTTCATCAATCGCGTACCCAACCGCATCAGCATCTCGGGCCACACCGACGACGCGCCGTACAGCAGCGATCATCATTACAGCAATTGGGAACTGTCCGCCGACCGCGCCAACGCCGCACGGCGCTCTTTGCTGGCCGGCGGACTGCCAGAGGAAAAGATCGCCCGCGTCGTCGGCCTCGCCGCCTCGGTGCCGTTCGACCGCGCCAATCCCGGCGACCCGATCAACCGCCGCATCAGCATCATCGTGATGAACAAGCAGACCGAAGCGAATTCGCTCTCGCAGGAAGCCGGCCCGATCGACGCGAAGGCTACTGGCACGTTGCTTCCACCAGTCGCAGCCATCGCGCCCGCAACGTCACCGACCATTGATGGGCCCGCACTTGAGGCTGCCAGCAATCCTGCGATGGACGCTGCCAGGCAATCTCCCGATTCGCCCTGA
- a CDS encoding TonB-dependent receptor gives MFHFQNRGAALRRSSLAIALTMGLTGVAFAQSTTGSIFGQAEAGQTVTVANDTGMTRQVAVDSSGRYRITNLPLGNYTVTLQKDGAVVDTRKNVGLTVNAGTEVSFASAANAQALSSVTVTANALPAIDVSSVDSRTVITSAELDRLPIARTAEAIALLAPGVVQGSSFFTGPTGNPLVSIGGSGVSENAYYINGMNVTDPLNGLGGLSLPYGAIEQQEMLNGGYSAMYGRSDGGVLNQIGKRGTNEWHFGGQVLWTPESLKGDPHNISNSAGALYQYRNANKGWNTTADAYVGGPLIKDKLFFFAAAEASKSQDTYVDPKSSGTSRERTYHDPSWYTKLDWNINDTNILELTGASTKHSYNGEIYDYDSTSHSQGDHLFGDTHTKTSAMMWIAKYTSYITDNLTLSAQYGKQKTDLYSELSSSFDPNLIYIYGPSSQNPAISGSTTGIGNTQAVDTTTDPAHQTKGANYRLDLSYVLGDHTITVGIDNQRTQDLNDGDYVPTNAGYMWEYGQMTNPSSEIISGQVDAPGAYPGGAEGYYVDQYFYKTAASVRVEQRAQYIEDSWQVSDRWLVKLGLRNDQFTNYNSDGAPYIRQTKPQWAPRLGFSWDVNGDSSFKVYGNAGRYYLALPTSVALRGASGSLYTRVYYTYTGIDPATGYPTGLTPIDTIKGPGAQISANNEYGQAPDPNTVTARSLTAQYQDEYILGFDKQFNDKWSYGAKATYRSLKNAIDDTCNYQLFFDKAEAAGLDTDQLRGCYFFNPGRGATFQLPDGNGGYGQFTLSAKELGFAHAKRDYYALDLYVEHPFDGKWQGRFMYTFSRSYGNTEGQVKSDIGQQDIAATQDWDYPVLMEYAGGRQHNDHTHQFKAYGTYQFSKEWNLSGLVSLISGAPTNCSGYYGPDETAPAYNGPYYHWCGGKPAPAGTAGDLPWQKNVSLNLEYRPNFADNKLAFSVYANNVFNWQEPTYVYEYYLQPNYRRPRGYNNPRSIRFGVTYDF, from the coding sequence ATGTTCCATTTCCAGAATCGCGGCGCTGCACTCCGCCGCTCGTCGCTGGCCATAGCGCTCACCATGGGGCTGACGGGCGTCGCTTTTGCTCAGTCGACCACCGGTAGCATCTTCGGCCAGGCGGAAGCCGGCCAAACGGTAACGGTGGCCAACGACACGGGTATGACCCGCCAAGTGGCGGTCGATAGCTCGGGTCGCTATCGCATCACGAACCTTCCGCTCGGCAACTACACGGTCACCCTTCAGAAGGATGGCGCAGTCGTAGACACCCGTAAGAATGTCGGTCTGACGGTGAACGCGGGTACCGAGGTATCGTTTGCCTCTGCCGCTAACGCGCAGGCACTGTCCTCTGTCACGGTGACGGCCAACGCGCTGCCGGCTATCGACGTGTCGTCGGTCGACTCGCGTACGGTCATCACCTCAGCCGAACTGGACAGGCTGCCGATAGCCCGCACCGCTGAAGCCATCGCGCTGTTGGCGCCGGGTGTGGTACAGGGCAGCAGCTTCTTTACCGGCCCGACTGGAAATCCACTGGTCTCGATCGGTGGGTCTGGTGTCAGCGAGAACGCGTACTACATCAACGGCATGAACGTGACCGACCCGCTTAACGGCCTGGGTGGTCTCTCACTCCCTTATGGTGCCATCGAGCAGCAGGAAATGCTCAACGGTGGCTACAGCGCGATGTACGGCCGTTCCGACGGTGGCGTGCTCAACCAGATCGGCAAGCGTGGTACCAATGAGTGGCACTTTGGTGGTCAGGTGCTGTGGACGCCCGAGTCTCTCAAGGGTGATCCGCACAATATTTCCAACTCGGCTGGTGCGCTGTATCAATATCGCAATGCCAACAAGGGCTGGAACACTACGGCTGACGCCTATGTCGGTGGTCCGCTGATCAAGGATAAGCTGTTCTTCTTCGCTGCAGCAGAAGCGAGCAAGTCCCAGGATACTTATGTCGATCCCAAGTCGTCGGGTACGTCGCGCGAGCGCACCTACCACGACCCGAGCTGGTACACCAAGCTCGACTGGAACATCAACGACACCAACATCCTGGAACTCACCGGCGCTTCGACCAAGCACAGCTACAACGGCGAGATCTACGACTACGACAGCACCAGCCACTCGCAGGGTGATCACCTCTTTGGTGATACGCACACCAAGACTTCTGCGATGATGTGGATCGCCAAGTACACCAGCTACATCACCGACAACCTCACGTTGTCGGCGCAGTACGGCAAGCAGAAGACTGACCTGTACTCGGAGCTGTCGTCCAGCTTTGATCCGAACCTGATCTATATCTATGGACCGAGCAGCCAGAACCCTGCGATCTCCGGCAGCACCACGGGTATCGGCAACACCCAGGCAGTGGATACCACTACGGACCCGGCCCACCAGACCAAGGGTGCCAACTACCGCCTCGACCTGAGCTATGTGCTGGGCGACCACACCATTACGGTGGGTATCGACAACCAGCGCACGCAGGACCTGAACGACGGCGACTACGTCCCGACGAACGCGGGTTACATGTGGGAATACGGCCAGATGACGAACCCGAGTTCGGAAATCATCTCGGGCCAGGTGGATGCACCAGGGGCTTACCCGGGCGGTGCCGAGGGTTACTACGTCGACCAGTACTTCTACAAGACCGCTGCCTCGGTTCGCGTGGAGCAGCGCGCGCAGTACATTGAAGACAGCTGGCAGGTCAGCGACCGCTGGCTGGTGAAGCTGGGTCTGCGTAACGACCAGTTCACCAACTACAACAGCGATGGCGCACCTTACATCCGCCAGACCAAGCCGCAGTGGGCTCCCCGCCTTGGCTTCAGCTGGGACGTGAATGGCGACTCCAGCTTCAAGGTCTACGGTAATGCCGGTCGCTACTACCTCGCGCTGCCGACCAGCGTGGCGTTGCGTGGTGCTTCTGGTTCGCTTTATACCCGTGTGTACTACACCTACACCGGAATCGACCCGGCAACCGGCTACCCGACGGGTCTGACCCCGATCGATACGATCAAGGGACCGGGTGCGCAGATCTCGGCGAACAACGAGTATGGCCAGGCTCCGGATCCGAATACGGTGACCGCCCGCTCGCTGACAGCGCAGTATCAGGACGAGTACATCCTCGGTTTCGACAAGCAGTTCAACGACAAGTGGAGCTACGGTGCCAAGGCGACCTACCGCAGCCTCAAGAACGCCATCGACGACACTTGTAACTACCAGCTGTTCTTCGACAAGGCCGAAGCCGCTGGCCTCGATACCGACCAACTGCGTGGCTGCTACTTCTTCAACCCTGGCCGTGGTGCGACGTTCCAGCTGCCCGACGGCAATGGTGGTTATGGGCAGTTCACGCTTAGCGCCAAGGAGCTTGGTTTCGCGCACGCCAAGCGCGACTACTACGCCTTGGATCTGTACGTCGAGCATCCGTTCGACGGCAAGTGGCAGGGTCGCTTCATGTACACCTTCTCGCGCAGCTACGGCAACACGGAAGGCCAGGTGAAGTCTGACATCGGCCAGCAGGACATCGCTGCCACGCAGGACTGGGACTATCCGGTGCTTATGGAGTACGCAGGTGGTCGCCAGCACAATGACCACACCCACCAGTTCAAGGCTTACGGTACCTACCAGTTCTCGAAGGAATGGAACTTGTCAGGTCTCGTGTCGCTGATCTCGGGTGCGCCGACCAACTGCTCGGGCTACTACGGCCCGGACGAGACGGCTCCTGCCTACAACGGCCCGTACTATCACTGGTGCGGCGGCAAACCGGCTCCGGCAGGTACCGCGGGTGATCTGCCATGGCAGAAGAACGTATCGCTCAACCTGGAATATCGTCCGAATTTCGCGGACAACAAGTTGGCGTTTAGCGTGTACGCGAACAACGTCTTCAACTGGCAGGAACCAACCTACGTCTACGAGTACTACCTGCAGCCGAACTACCGTCGCCCGCGTGGTTACAACAACCCGCGTTCGATCCGCTTCGGTGTGACCTACGACTTCTAA